The DNA region TATTGAGAAGCGCATTTCCCAAAGTTTGAGTCAGTTGGGTCAATTGCTGCAAATTCTGCGCTAGCAGTTCCTCGGTAGGAGTTCCACGAGGTTCGGATCTCCTTCCAGACGGAGCCATTATAAACTACTGCAGAATCAATACGAGGTTCAGACAAGCACAAATCACTATCTAACTTACACAGGTGCACACCAAATTGGGTGCAATAGTGACAGTTCTAAGTATCAAACATAATCTTAACCAAGTAAAATAATATCACACCCTCACCACGagtcctaaaaaaaaatttcctcccTAGAATTTCATCTTTACCTTCTTAAGATCCAATACTTATTTCTTAAAGTTCCACCCTAAAGTTCATGCCTAGGTCTCAACCtagtgctctgataccaactgtaacacccccagattttccatcatactaaaaggcataattaatcataattactaatttctcaaaacggaagcgcataaaatccagaggtGCTACTCCACAGCTAAGTTTATTACAAACTTAGATGCTatggtagtctttacatctactatccttattaatacatactattactgccttacatcccagtaatatacaacCCAAAAACCATAGTaatttctatcatcaagagtagatccattttctcttctatcgctcttGGATAACAagatctactccatacctgaaattcatttggaaaacagaattagcacatagtgctaagtaatccctactccaccctgtaaaatcatggttttggaaaatagttttattctttgttttcgaaaagcagttatttcacatgataacaaattttcaacaagatttctcatataagagatattcatttcctcattattgcttcaaagaaaaaatatgtatcaataatcacaatttccacatgtatgcacataatcatactcatactcatactcatactcataattATCCTCATAaacatataagcatttaaatagaaataactagcttttaccataatgaagttaaagatattccaattaacaccacaatttccttctcatttccatcatctcaccacaacctagttattccaactaggggaagcagatctaggacctttagtgtgcacaccccttgtcgggattccaagcccgtaggttagtcactagctctagtaaccctggatctgtttctacaaggttactcaagtggttaataccaatcattttggggcccaatgtttgtgattccattatgaatgttaaaaaggaatatcctctaacttcacaccgtgatttcattttgtctcattctttactttctcactttaTGCACTTTGAACAGTATAAGTCTacttttgcatatatatatatatatatatataccttcataTATCCATACACATATAAGGTTACAcccacttatacatatatagtattctCACATACCACTTACACGCATATAGtaccaaatatgtatatatatatatggtaatataaatacatatacgatagtgtatatatacacggtattaatgtatgtatataaataataataataataatatgcgtatatatgtatttctacggtataaatatatgtaagtatatataataatcatgacaagaatatcatcaatataactaaatgtatagggatgtatatatgtatatatatatatacaatttatatacgtatatatatataaggttgtaaacacatatacatgtctactacatatattcatcacaacataATCGTATACTAGTTACTTCATATAATCatcctttggttcttctacacaatccataatttatccacaatatacataatattagatccttgagaacactaactatactaaaataattagtaaaataggattttcttacccaaaattttcctacaaatcctaggaagtatataacatcctaaccacatattttaagaaaactatacttggattcaagatctaggaaggaaaataaagcttttgaaccgattagaatagaaatttaccgaatatttgtgatCTTGATAAAGAAATTGGCTAGGGAAGCTCtttgaactcaaggaagaagatgaaatatttttttctttcttctctctctctctctctttctctctctctctctctctctctctctctctctctctctNtctctctctctctctctctctctctctctctctctctctctctctctctctcacggaATTGCAGTGAAGAGGaatggaagaaatgaaattcttcttcccttcttaacatatatacatatatacgtaatatgatataataataataataataataataataataataataataataatataatatgtggaATGCTtatccatccatatatataataataatattaataataataataaaatatggatgaagaaATGTGGTAGAGAAAGTGGCACttgtcaaaatcttgtggttccaaaaataaaaatcttccaacttatcagttgtggtccaaacagataaagtttcggtggaaaataatttaaataggaataattttgaaaccaaaaatttatctcagactaaaactcaaaattgggccaggttcggtacaccgcgaaatttagcgatgtacgatcaaaataaattttcgctgctatgggctgatttaattaaatagaaaattcaagaataataatatggtgtccaataatccatttcctaggacaaacgggtcccaacaccagcttccaaaaattttacggttcgtgaccggtacgtacgatcgcagcatattgggaatatttattaaaataataatgttaggaaaatacggggtattacacggACATTCCAAATAAAGTATACACAACCAAATACATGAGGGTCAATATGGAATAAAAGTTTTGATGGATATAGACTATGGTATGGAGTTTTCCCATTCAAGACCATGGAGGGCATGCGATTGATCAAGAAACAGGCTATGGAAACAACATCAACCTAAAATTGCTTGGGACTCCCCTTTGAAATAGCAACTAGCAAGGCCATCGTAGTCTTGAGCAAATGCCTATTTTTTAGCTCAGCTACCCCATTCTAGGAAGGTATGTCGACACAAGAAGACTAATAGCATACCCTTCTAAAGCATATAAGAGGCAAAGGGGAACAAAAAAATATTCCTTAGCATTATCACTGCGTAAGATTTTAATAAACACTCCAAATTGGGTTTCAATTTCAGCACAAAACCATGAAAAGAGACCATGTAATTCAGAATGACACTTTATTAGATATAACCACGTCATACGAGAAAGATCATCAACGAACGTAACAAAATACTTAAATCCAGGTTTAGACGTCATAGAATAAGGACCccaaatattttaatgtactaacTCAAAAGGAGTAGTAACACGTTTGTCGACTCTAGGACACAAATGCATGCAATGGTGCTTAGAAAACTCAAATGACTCACAAGGTAAAGAAGACACACTTTGAAATTGAGGACACAATTTCTTTAACAATGGAAGGGAATGATTCCCCAAACGACAGTGAGCATAATAAAGAGTGACAGCAACTGAACAAGCAACGGATTCCAACCTCATGGCGTTAAGAATGTAGAGGCCTCCGGACTTGCGCCCCTTACCAAAACCCCTCTTCGTTGTAAGATCCTAAAACTGACAATGATTAGGAAACAACATAATACAACAATTTAAAACATGAGTAAGTTGGCTAACCGAAATCAAATTGAACGTGAAATTAGGTAGGCTCAAGACAGATGGACTAGTGTGATGGTACCAGACCCAAGTACATGGGAGGTGGATATATCTACTAAGGTCACAAGAAGACTATGTGtctcggaaaaaaaaaaagtggaaaataAGCTAGAGTGACCCGTCATATGATCTATGGCACCCGAGTCTATGATCCATTTGAAAGAGGACAGGAGAAGGCATGAGGTTGTGTTACCTAAGTCGACAATAATAGTGACTGAAAATGACGAACGTTTTAAAGAGTCCTGATACTGAGAAAACTTGGTAAACTCATCAGCAAAGATCAAGAACGACTTGGCAGATGTATCATATTTATTTTCAGCCATacccagaaaaaaaaacaaaaaaaaattacagagtacaaaaaattcaaattggAATGTGTACGCGACAAACTGACTATGAAGCAAAAGTCACTGATGATGCAATGGTCCAAACCAGGTCAATCAAAACATTTTCCGGTCACTGAAAATGCCGCACGCGTCGACGCATGGAGAGAATGACTGTGGGTGACAGTGGCATGTGAGCTCACATGCCAGGTAAAATGTCGTTAGAAGTTCCAGATCTGATCGCCGGACACCGACATTCCACCCTTGTACGTGAGCAGTGTAAATAGTAGAACGAAAAGAAATTTGATCGTAAAAGCATAATACCATGTTCAAAAGTGAAGAAAATGTTTCTGATTTAGTGAATTTATAGGTGAATACACAACCCTATATATACATGCTAGAACACCTctaagaagaaaacaaagacaTTTTTTCCTTATAACCACCTACCCAAATCCCTATAAATCTcctagtatatatacattccacaacacacttgTATTTTGtactttggccctgtttggtaaatggctattAGCTGATTacgttggctgtttgggttaaaaggtatgatttgttgataacattagctgattgtagaaagttgtttgatagattagcttttagctgatagttgtttggtataatttcttttatcaaaaagctaattcaaaaggttgctttgagtagtcttttgaattttagcattttagaattacaaaaagcttattaaccaaacaactaatagtgatcaaataagccaaaattggctgataggctgattatttatcaAGCAGGACCGATTATTTATAAGCAGGGCCTTTGACTTTTGCTAGTTTTGAaatcaaatatcaaatttaatcaatttttaaattaaaagtgaaaaagaaaaataaactttttgtcAATCAATTATACCATtacaaaaatacacaaaatttttcCTTTACCTTTAGAATATGACGGAATCTCTCTCTGAGGCGGCATCACCAACGGCGATCGAGCGGTCGCCGGAGGACCAAGATCTTCTGGAACGCAATACCAAGAAGACGAAGAGAGGAAGGGAGTACACAGCATCTTCCTCGTCGATGCCGGCGGAGGACCAAATAAAAGAAACGCCAACGAAAGCGGAGGCAAGGACCCCTGAGTCGAACCAGTGGAAAACTCCGGCGGAGACTCCACACAATGTGTGGGCAACCAAGGAACCCCATCCCCAGGCGGAGGAGATAGTGCCAGAGGACGATACTATGGACAATGGTAGCTTCAAATCGGATTTCCCGATCATTACGGTAACCAAAGCGGAGAAAGAGAGACTAAGACGGCCATGGCGACGGTCGCTTATCATCAGAGTCTTGGGCAGAAAGGTGAATTATTCTTATCTTCAACAAAGATTACAGCGCATGTGGAAGCTTGAGGGTGTCTTCGACCTAATCGCGATTAGCCATGACTACTACATAGCGAAATTTGAATCGCTCAAAGATTACGAGTTTGCTAAATTCGAGGGTCCTTGGATGATTTTGGATCACTATCTTGTGGTTCAAGAATGGGAGCCGAACTTCAGTCCATGGAAGAACAAGACCAGGAAGCTTTTGGTATGGGTGAGGTTCCCGAAATTACCGATTGAGTACTTCGATGAAGAGTTCTTGAAGAAGATTGGACTCTCGATCGATCGTCCCGTCAAAATCGATACTACAACGAGTCTCACCTCCAAAGGGAATTTCGCAAGAATCTGTATTGAAATTGATATAACTAAGCCCCTGTTGTCAAAGTTCGTTCTAAACATGGAGGAATGGCCAATAGAGTACGAAGGAATTCACCTTGTGTGCTTCAAGTGTGGGAAATATGGTCACCGCTATGAGCAATGCGGCTTGGAGGGGCCGGAAAACATGGAATCAGATTTCAACCAGAAAACCCGCCCTATTCCGGCGGCGACGAACAGTAACGCAACCGGACAAGGTGGGTCCGAAGTACGGTGCCTGGATGCTAGTGAGCCGAAGAGACCGGAGGAATCAGACCAGGAGGCCGAATTATCCGAGGGAGGAAGCTCCGGTCGACAGAGGACAAGCCCCACGCAAGAAGGCCGGATTTAATGACATGGGGACTCAATCTCGTTTTACTGCTCTCGAAGGTCTCGGTGACACTACGGCGGACCAGGATCAAGATACGGTGGGGACATTAGCATTGCAACAGTCAGGCAAGACTCTACCTAGAATTAGAACAACTGACCATAATAAACAGAGGGGTCCGGAGCTAGGAGATAATGGCAATAATGGTGTGCCTAGAGAACTGGGATCTGGGTGGTGGAATCAACCTGCGTATCAAGAGGCTTACCATAATTCCAATCGAGGTGGCTACCAGTCTGCCTATCGCGGTGGTTATCAAGCGGCCTTTCGAGGTGGTAGTCAGACTACTTACAAGGGTGGCTACCAAACTGCTTATCAGGGTGATTACCAGACATCGAATTGCGGGGGTCCCCAATTAATCAATGGCGGCTCCCGAGGGCGGCACGGAAGAGGTGGTGGACCAAACCGAGCAGCTGCAGAATCCGAACACACAGTGGTCCGCGGGTCAAATCGCGGGAGGAACATATCAAGTTCGGTTGTCTACCACGAATATGGACAGCCGGATGACTCTATAATGGCTGGGTTCGAGTATTCTCCCAAAGAGGATCCACCTAATCGTGGTGGTCCTTTATCGAATGATTTTAATTTTCCAGACATTGCAATGGCAGAGGGTGTCGGTTCTGATGAACCTCTTGGGGTGGTGGCGCGGCATGGCAGTTTCTGTTAGGTGTTGGAACTGCATCGAAACAGTGGAAAACGAAGATCACGTACTGCGTGTTGCTGATTTAAATGTATGGAAGATCATTCTTCCAGACTTCCATGCTAGGAATAGGGCTGCCCCTTTCTCCAGATGGTTGGAGGTTGGTTTTTCAAACAAGGAGAGTGGTAATCATTAGGCCAGATTTAGGCCAAGTTGGCTAGGATTTTCGCCCAAAGGATTGAATGCAGCTTAGAGGTTTCTTTGTAATACATAAATGCAGCTCTTGTCAGGGTATCACCCCTccttctaataaaaaaaaaaataaaattataccatTACAATAAGTGTATGATCTTTTTTATCCCTGAATTGCATGCAGGGTGACTTTTTAAATTCAACATGAGATCAGATGGGTGCAATAAACCTAAAAATCAGATAACGCACTAAAATAATACCAATACACGCGCAAACAAATTTCAAGAGATAATAAACgtatatagtattcaaaaaaaaaaaaaaaaacgtatatatatttaaatatttctttattttccatGAATTTCAACAACATATTCCAGACAGTCAATTCTCACTAAAAAAAACGATgtataaacaaaaacatattcaCGACCCCCCATCTGAAGAATACAGAAAAAATGGCATCACTACTCAAGAGTGTTATTCTGTCATTGGCTTATAAATTTCATGAAATACAAATGAAATGAGTCAATAAATATTGGATTGTTTATACCTGTGGACGATGGAGTTCTGAATTTTCAAGATCGGACCCTAACGAGAGTGGAGTTTGGGAGAAATCTGTATCAGAAACCTCATTGAAGTGGTTGAATGAGTGCCTATTGACGAGAATAGAAACTTTGGAGCTCATAAAGAGCAGAAGCTAAGTGCAAAGTGCAGCACCTGCTACTCAACGTCAATGTCCTTGACAGGAATGTCTTTTGTGAACGCCAATTCCGAAACCAAAGCAATATGATCACTTCCCCATTTCTGAAATAGCATGGCAAACCAATTAGTGAGAAGTATCTGATGAAACTCATGAAAGGCACATGCGCGGTTTTGATAGAAATAGATTACATCTGTAGTCAACTTTATATTTTGGTCTTGGGTAAATTAGCAAAACTTTGGAGTTAATACCATCTAGGATCATAGTGGTTTAGTCACgcttagtcctaaactttcaaattgaccaccgTTGTTCCTtggactttcaaattgttacatCTGTGGTCCAAGTTTACCACTCatagtccttcaactatcaaattttaaccacccaTGATCCTTCCAAGAGGACCACagatggttaaattttgaaagttgaaggactatGGGTGGTCAACTTAGACCatggatggtaacaatttgaaagtcgaaagaCCAcgggtggtcaatttgaaagtttaggactaaacgtggctaAACCACTGTACTCGGAGGACCCCATAAGGCATTAACTCGCAAACTTTGAGTAGGTTAAAAAATTCCTATCAAATATAGTGTAAAAATAGTAGAAAATAGCTACAATTTAATGGTTGTAGGCTACTAGTAGCATCATAGCATGTGATTGAGCAATAAACTATCAAAAATGTAACTATTGTGGTACACCTATTGTTCTAGTATGTGCTTTAATGGTCATGCCAACTTTAATCCATTTCACCTCATGATAACAAAACAACTGTACCATCTCCATAGCATATCGCATTTTAACTCTAACATCTCAGCACTAAATTTTATAGCAGTAGTTGAATCAGTATTTCACCAAGTCGCTTTCCACAGCCCGTAAAGCATTCATAAAGTTCAGATGAGCTGTAAACATTGTGTATAGGTTGCAATCATACCTTGGTGGGGAAACCCTGAACCCACTGCATGGCCTGTTTTGGAATTGGAGCAAGTACCCTCACAGTTTGAAGACCTTCAGAACGCCTACAtatcaatttatcatttatAACAATTCAATCAACACTAtgaacaaatataatataatcttaAGCTCCAAAAGGTATATAGATGCACAACATGTAGAGATGTGACTATGTGTGTTtggaggaagagagagagagtgggtGGCCTACAGCTTGACAACTTTTTCCAAACTCAAGAGAattgagaaaattatatatcttaAGGTCCCTTCAATGAAAGCTAACCTTGCTTGCATTGCAACCCAAATAGGTTCCCACAAATTATGCAGAGGCAACTAGCTGCAACCTAGATCAGTTATGAGGTAAACTCTAAGACTTACCATATGTAATCAACAGTACCCAGGAAGCAGCTGTGATAACTGGTCACTTCAGGTTCTCCAGTAGAATCTCTTGTTCCTGTGACTTCCTGCAATATACAAATGAATGTTGGGATAGAGCAACAAGTTATAACAAGCACAGTACCATCTTGCAGGGTTGTCTTTCTAGGGTTGAGGCATAAAAAGGTATGGAGTATATTTGAAGCTACAATTAATCTTGTAAGAGCTACCTCTACTTCCCGATACACACTTCTTAGCTTCAAACGGTGTTCCATTACTGTGCAATCCACACTGCCTGTTGCAGTTTGTATCTCTATTGGAGTCCAAGCTGATGGATCATAAGTGAACTTCTCCGTATAAACAGCCGGAGAATCTGCATCAAGGTCATCACAGAGAATTTCTTTCCCCAAAGCAGATCCCTGAGACTGCTCATCTAATTTTTCAGACTCATATACTTGCAATTGAGTAGATTCAGATGGAAAGGGATCAGTTGCACCACATAGCTCAGATAAAAATGCTTCACTGTCTTCACCTATAGACTGATCCTCTGCCTCTTCAAAGACATTGTCCAGTGATAAATTATCCATTTTCTTATCCAACAGAGCAGCAGTCTGTTCAGATGTGTAATTAAATTCATGTGGGCTTGGAGCACAACCCTCCACATTACCATTTGAAAGCAGTGATACATCTCTGGGGCTACTTAGAGAAGAGATTACATGTGAATTGGGAGAAAACGGATCAGAGAGTACCTCAGATGAAAATGCATCTACAGGAGATGTAGACACACTGCTAGTTTCTTTTCTAGGATGATTTTCACCTACTAATACGTCTTCCTTGTTGCAGATGGACTCAAGACCTGAATGCATCTCCGAATCCAAATAATTGCTGGATGGGCTTGATATTGCATTAGTGGTGGTGGAATATTCATCATGCCTGCTTTCAGTAGGATTAGAGCTATCTTTCTCTTTAGTTGGTGAGATTATATCTTCATTAGGAGAGACAGGCGAACTATCTTTTGAGACGCTAAGGGGAGCAGAAAGATATCTTTGGGAATCATGGAAATTTTCTACTGTTCCTTCTCTACTTTTATCTTCAAAGTGGACACTCACAAAAGATTCACTGGAGTCATTTACTACAGAATTCTGATTTTGAGACCTGATACCTCTGGAAAGTCCATCTACAGACTCAATTTCTGGGGACCATGTCCTTACATTTGGTGTTGAAGAGCTCTCTCTTCCTTCTCCCTCCTGTGACACCAGGGAATCTTTAACCGAGTCAGCTGAAGACTGGGCCCTAAATAACAATCAAAGCAGCGTGTCAGATCCAAAGGATAGATATATTATGCACATA from Ipomoea triloba cultivar NCNSP0323 chromosome 6, ASM357664v1 includes:
- the LOC116023359 gene encoding uncharacterized protein LOC116023359, with protein sequence MTESLSEAASPTAIERSPEDQDLLERNTKKTKRGREYTASSSSMPAEDQIKETPTKAEARTPESNQWKTPAETPHNVWATKEPHPQAEEIVPEDDTMDNGSFKSDFPIITVTKAEKERLRRPWRRSLIIRVLGRKVNYSYLQQRLQRMWKLEGVFDLIAISHDYYIAKFESLKDYEFAKFEGPWMILDHYLVVQEWEPNFSPWKNKTRKLLVWVRFPKLPIEYFDEEFLKKIGLSIDRPVKIDTTTSLTSKGNFARICIEIDITKPLLSKFVLNMEEWPIEYEGIHLVCFKCGKYGHRYEQCGLEGPENMESDFNQKTRPIPAATNSNATGQGGSEVRCLDASEPKRPEESDQEAELSEGGSSGRQRTSPTQEGRI
- the LOC116022350 gene encoding carbon catabolite repressor protein 4 homolog 6; the protein is MKRSPPSFHRIAAATSSDGVTATATPSDAVASRTAMYNHKHLGGRRGRGRRSYSDQPSGGGRGEQQVSGDSHFRSVQDTNRGFRPSYSRGGKFSNFRSHSPRPPPPSFSHHPPYYSAHPPPPNLYSNQQFHRPRPPSFYNQQLNRPGWPHFDQNQQFRPPRPPPEFRPRPQPPKALNFRVWEHAKPEPPPHYDRFTVLSYNILADCHATDHWRRLYFHIPRHILDWEWRKRSIIFELGLWSADILCLQEVDRFKDLEAELQLRGYSGIWKMRTGVAVDGCAIFWRGSRFKLLHEDSIEFKNHGLRDNVAQICVFEFLDQCNGDASAASSTSSSNTNKVVICNIHVLFNPRRGEMKLGQIRLLLDRADYFSKLWDGAPIVICGDFNSTPKSPLYNFIAEQKLNILEVPRDKVSGQESATLNLLKPSPPVNRAQSSADSVKDSLVSQEGEGRESSSTPNVRTWSPEIESVDGLSRGIRSQNQNSVVNDSSESFVSVHFEDKSREGTVENFHDSQRYLSAPLSVSKDSSPVSPNEDIISPTKEKDSSNPTESRHDEYSTTTNAISSPSSNYLDSEMHSGLESICNKEDVLVGENHPRKETSSVSTSPVDAFSSEVLSDPFSPNSHVISSLSSPRDVSLLSNGNVEGCAPSPHEFNYTSEQTAALLDKKMDNLSLDNVFEEAEDQSIGEDSEAFLSELCGATDPFPSESTQLQVYESEKLDEQSQGSALGKEILCDDLDADSPAVYTEKFTYDPSAWTPIEIQTATGSVDCTVMEHRLKLRSVYREVEEVTGTRDSTGEPEVTSYHSCFLGTVDYIWRSEGLQTVRVLAPIPKQAMQWVQGFPTKKWGSDHIALVSELAFTKDIPVKDIDVE